The genomic window TTGACaaaggttcaattcagcaagGGCGCataacaataatatatatatatatatatatctccaacaCAAGACAAttcagatatatacagaaaataccattagacctaaagagagagactccaataaaataatagtgggtgacttcaacaccctactctcatcaatggacagatcatgcagacaaaaaaaatcagtaaagatgCATCAGAGTTGAGACACACTATTGAACAAACGGACCTAaaagacatttacaggacatctCACctaacagctacagaatacacattcttctcatatgcatatggaacattttctagggtAAACCAAACATTAGCCCACAAATcaggtctcagcaaatttaaaaatattaaaatcataccatgtatcttcttagaccacaaaggaataaaactggaaatcaacaagaaGAACAGAACACCCaaaaataattggaaattaaACATGCTACTAAATGATTAATAggttattgaagaaattaaaaaggaaattaaaaactttattgaaataagtgaaaatgaaaacacaacacatcaaaacctgttggatacggcaaaagcagtgttaaggggatttttatagcattaagttattacattaaaaacagaaacatcttAAAGATCTAATAATGCATCTGGAAGACttaggaaaacaagaagaaatcaaaccccaaattagcaggaagtgagaaaCAATAAGAACCAgatcagaaataaatgaaactgaaactaaaaacacattaaaaaagaccaacaaaacaaaaattagttttttttgcgaagatgaacaaaacagataaatctttagccagatgaaaaaagaaaatactcaaaattacagaagaaaaagaaaacattaaaatgaatacTACTAAAATACAAAGGACTGTAAGAAAATGTTATGAAGAACTATAAGCTAATAAGTTGGAAATCTCAAAGTTATATGAGAGCAGCTATGTaagagattcttcagaaacctgaatataaccctaccatacaacccagccatcccactccttggaatttatccaaaggaaatgaaattggcaaacaaaaaagctgtctgcaccttaatgtttattgcagctcaattcacaatagctaagacctggaataaacccaaattcccatcaacagtagactggataaagaaattatgggacatgtactctatagaatactatacagcagtaaaaaaaacaatgaaatctggtaatttgcaacaaaatggaggaatctggaacacatcatgctgagtgaattaagaaagtcccaaagggacaaatatcatatgttctccctgatcggtaacaactaactgagcaccaaaaaggaaacctggtgaagtgaaatggacacaatgagaaacagtgacttgataagcccttgtcccgactgttggtgtacaatttaatactttatcccttttattattttttttttggttctacttaatactattggttgaactctgtaattaacacaaattattcttaggtgtttaaatttaactgaaaagtgatccctgttaaatataagagtgggaataagagagggaagagatgtacaatttgggacatgctcagtctaatttgccccaaatggtggagtcagaaatgtgccaggggattccaatacaatcccatcaaggtggcatgtagcaatgccatctcactagtccaagtgatcaatttctgctcacaattgatcataattataggtcTGAGAGTTAAAggtatcacacaaacaagactagtgtctgctaatactaactgatagaatcagaaagggagagaacgctccaacatgggaagcaggatacacagcagactgatagaatggcagatgtcctaaacagcactctggcctcagaatcagcccttaaggcattttgatctggctgaagaacccctgagagcatggaaagtcaagacactctggcaaaaaaaaaaagggggggacctaaatgaaagatctctgcgagtgagatcccagtagaaagaacgggccatcaaagaaggaggtacctttctctgaagggaggaagagaggagagaacttccactttgactatgaccttgtcgaaataagattggagtcggcgaactcaaaaggcttccatagccttggcaatccatgacaagagcctctggtgattattgacgccataagcaagagtgtcaatttgttaagtcaacaacaggagtcactgtgcacttactcttcatgtaggatctttgtccttaatgtgttgttcaatgtgaattaatgctatatctagtactcaaacagtattttacactttatgttctgtgtgggtacaaactgatgaaatctttacttaatatctactaaattgatcttctgtatatagataattgaaaatgaatcttgatgtgaatggaatgggagagggagcgggagatgggatggttgcaggtaggagggaagttatgggggggggaagccattgtaatacataaactgtactttgtaaatttatatttactaaataaaagttaaaaaaagaaaaagtcacaaaGAGCATCAAAACCGGGATAGAGGAAGTCAAATTagccatgtttgcagatgacatggtgtTGTACATTGAAACATCTAAACAGTGAACTAAAAATCCTATTAGAATTAATAAACCATTTCAGTAAATTTGcagatttaaaataaacatataaaaattagctttttttttgtatgctgatGAATTcacaaaaaatcaagaaagaaattctatTCTAAAtagccacacacaaaaaaaccaaacatttaggaataaatttaatcaaagaagtgaCAGATCTCTAtcatgaaaattatcaaacattaatgaaagaaattctcAAGGACACAaacaatggaaagatattccttgtccacgaattagaagaatcaatatcattaaaatgtccattgtacctaaagcaatctatagattcaatgcattccctatcaaaataccaacaacattcttcatggaattagaaaaagcaatcctaaaattcatatagaatcacaaaagacccagaatagccaaactgatcctgaacaagaaaaatcaagctgcaggcatcacaatacctgatttcaaatcATACTACAAAGCTCTAGTAATTGAAACAACATGATGCTtgcataaaaaccaatacatagaTCAATAGAACATAACAGAgtacccagaaattaatccacatacatagagccaattgatttttaacaaaagtgTTCAGACCATACAATGAAgtaaagataatctcttcaacaaatgatactgGCAAAACTGGAGTTATGTATGTAGAAGAATGAGATTAGATCCATACTTCTTACATATAGAAAAACCAAGTCAAGATATATCAAAGACCCAAATTTAAGACTGGAGCCTATgatatgaagttgctggaagaaaacatatggGGAGACTCtccaagacactggtgtaggGAATGACTTCTTGGACATGATCcccaaagcataggcaacaaaagcaaaatggaactatatcaaactcagaagcttttgtacagcaaaggaaatgattaacagagtgaagagacatccaacagaacgggaaaaatatttgcaaaccacctaaaTGACAAAGGATCAATATTCTGAGTATATCAGCAACTtcaaaaactgaacaaaataatCAATtaagttgagaaatgggcaaagcacttcaacagacagttctcaaaataagCAAAGCAAATGCTGGAAAGCATGTGGACAAAAGGGAACACTTGTAGACTGTTGGAGGGACTGTAAAATAGTGCAGACACTTTGGAAAAGAGTggggagatttcttaaaaaactgcaAATGGACTTGCcttatgatctagcaatcccactattgggtACATACACAAAAAAGATGGCAATATCATAAGGTCTTGAACACAATATATTAATAAAGAGATACCTGTAACACCTTGTTTATAACTgaactgttcacaatagctaaaatttgGAATCAAGCTATCATCAgacgaatggataaagaaaatatggacatatacacaatggaatgtcATTCagctatttaaataaaaaatggaattctaccatttgcaacaaaatggacacaactggaagacatcctgttgagtgaaataacactgaatgatatatatatatatatatatatatatatatatatatatatatttttacaggcagagtggacagtgagagagagagacagagagaaaggtcttccttttgccgttggttcaccctccaatggccgccacggctggtgcactgtgactggcacaccgcgctgatctgaaggcaggagccaggtgcttctcctggtctcccaggcgggtgcagggcccaagcacttgggccattctccactgcactccctggccacagcagagagctggcctggaagatattttttttaaagatttatttatttatttgaaagtcagagttacatagacagagaaggagaggcagagagagagaggggtcttccatctgctggttcattccccaactggccacaatggctggagctgagcggatctgaagccaggtgccagaagtgtcttccatgtctcccatgtgggtgcaggggcccaaggacttgggccatcttctattgctatcccaggccatagtagagagctggaacagaaacggagcagccaagactctaaccagcactcatatgagatgccagcactgcaggcagtggctttacccactacaccacaatgctggccccacaatgaACAATCTTATTAAAGACTGTATATGCTAAATGATTACATTTATAAGAAGTTTCACAAAAGACTAAtctatattgaaaaaaaaaatcagaaccatGAGTAGTTCTGGAAGGACGAGAGTAGGAAATGACTTAAAAGGACATgagaaggccagtgctgtggtgaagcgAGTAAAGCAGTAAAGCGAGTAAACATTATACAAGCTatatgcagtgccggcatcccatatgcacgctggttcgagtcccggctgctccactacagatccagctctctgctatggcctgggaaagcagtagaagatggcccaagtccttggacccctgttcctgcatgagagacccagaagaagctcttggctactggctttggattggtgcagttctggccatgcatccaactggggagtgaaccagcagatggaagacatctcactctctctctgccttttcttctttccctgtgtaactctttcaaataaataaataaatcattaaaaaaaggaCATGAAGTAACATTTTGGGAATGACAGTATGCTTAAGACTGATATTTCAATGCATATAAATTTAACTTCAAATAGGGGAACAACAAGAACCACCAATAAATTTTGAGTTCCAGGTAACATTATGTAGCTTGAAATACATGTGGGTGGGGACTACCGATGGTTAAAAATTCCTctgatcttgagcaaaaagaacaaagaatcaCACCACCCTAGAAAGCTATGGTAATCTGAACAGCAGAGTACTGGCATAAGAACAGATGCATAGATCCATGGAACAGAGTAGCAAGTCCAGATAAAAACTCTATGCATTCTTAGCCAATTAGTTTTTGACAAAAATGTCAAGAATACTCTgaggagaaaggatagtcttttcaataagtggTACTGAGATAACTAGATACCCACACGCAGACGTATGAAATTGGACCCTTatcttacaccatacacaaataCCAACTCTTAAATGTAAGACTTGAAAGCccaaatgtaaaatgtaaaactagAGGAAAGCTTACAGGAAAAACTCTGTCTCATTGGTCTGGGCTATGATTTTTGAGGTATGAACCAAAAGTACAAGtagcaaaatacaaaaaaaaaaaaaaaaaagggattacatcaaactaaaatctcttcagcaaaggaaacagtcaacagaCTAAAGAGACAATCTACAGACTGGAGAACAATATACAAGCTATACATCTTACATGGGGCTAATATCCCAAATGTATGTAGAATTCATACAcctcaatagcaagaaaatgaaTAACCTGGTTGTTAAAAATAGCAACAGATGTGAACAGACAATCGTCAAAAGAAGGCAAGTAAATGACCAAGAGATATGTAAAAATTGCTaaacattggggctggtgctgtggcgcagcgggttaatgccccagcctgcagtgctggcatcccatatgggcgctggttctagtcctggctgttcctcttccaatccagctctttgttatgacctgggaaagcagtggaagatggcccaagtccttgggcccctgcacccacgtgggagacctagaagaagctcctgactcctggctttggattggcgcagctccagccattgcagccatctggggagtgaaccagtggatggaagacctatatctctctatctctccgtctctctataactctttcaaatagataaaataaatctttttaaaaaatgctaaacatTGTTAATcaccaaggaaatgcaaattaaactgCAATGAAATATCTTCTCACTTCATTGAGAATGGCTATCTtctaaaagacaaaagataaaaagtaTTAGAGAAGATTCAATGAAAGTAGAGtttgtacactgttggtgagtatgtaaattaatgcagccaTTATACAATGTAGTATTTAtgtttttcagaaaattaaaaacagaactgcTAGTGGGCCCACTACAgcgaatatacccaaaggaaataaagtcaTTAAGTTGAAGGGATATCTGTGTTTCCAAGTTCACTGTGCCAtgtttcacaatagccaagatacataATCAATCTAAGTAACCTCAGTGGATGAATAAACAAAGTGTTGTGTATTTACCAGGGTATTTCAACAATTTTGTGAAAATAccataatatgaaaaaatttcaCATGAATTTCAGTGTTTGTTTTTGGTACCAAAtcaccttttagttccattttcccacaaatgtttTATAGTACTCTTATACAGAATGGAATGTCACCTagcctttgaaaaaaagaaattctgtcatttgcaacaacatgaataAACCTAgaaatcattatgttaagtgaaataagtcaggctcAGGAAAACCAGTACTGCATAACCTCACTGACGTGCAGTTAAAAACATTAAACTCACTGGAACACAGAGTAGAAAGGTGGTTACCAGGCTCTAGGGAGTGGTCAAAGCATATATAATTTCAGTTAAAATGGAGGAATAAATTCAAGAGATCTAATGTACAACATGGTTACTatgcgtgtatatatatatatatttattcatatataataGCAATGTACTGTATTCTTCAAAATCATAAgcaattttaagtgttctcaacATAAAATGTGTAGGAATGTAATAAGCCTGAGTTAGTCATTCTACAACttgtacaaattttaaaacaccactaacacaatgaaatatatttgtgaaatatttactttgaaatgCATCATAAAAATAAGATAGATTGATGGATGAACAGATGAATAGATACACTCTTGCTGACACCATATTCAGTTTAGAAACAAGAAGTTTAACTTATTTATCCCAGGTACTTAACCACCATGAAAGAGCCGTGGACATTTTGGTTAAAACACAGGAGAGTTTGTACCATTGACAATACTTAACCCAGAGCTGGATTAACATCTAAGTGAGGTGGAACCGATGGAATAAGGCCATAAGCCTCAGCCATGTTAGGTTTCTGGTTACCTCTGCCTTCTTTCAAGGGACCAGTTCCATCTCACACCCTGTATTGTTCCCCATCTCATCCCTGAAATCTTCctcaggtttggaagccagtgggccaaaccTGAAGACCCAGTATGGAGAAGCTCACCTCTGCCTACatctctgctcccctccctctccccctcccccgccaaccTAAGATATAAAGGgaaccagcctgctggggtcGGGGCCTCTGCCACACGTTCTGTCTGTGAGCTGATGGCAGTTGGTCGACTTCTGCagatttgttttctctgaataaattctgtctggctgcAAGTTGtattctgcctcctctctgtcctgtgtctcttttccttacattttggTGCGTGTGAGAAGCAACACCAATCTGCTCTTCTTTTCCTAACAGGAACAGTTTATATCtaagttaaatgaaaattgaggggccggcgtcgtggcttaCTTGTTTAATCctgtgcctgtggtgccggcatcccatatgggcactgggttctagtcccggttggccttcttttggtccagctctctgctgtggcccaggagggcagtggagaatggcccaagtgcttaggcccctgcacccacatgggagaccaggaagaagcacctggctcctggcttcggatcggcgcagtgccagctgttgcagccatttgggtagtgaactaacagaaggaaaacctttctctgtctctgtctctctctctatataactctacctgccaaataaataaaaaaagaaaagaaaatttatccctgttaaaaataagagaaggaataagagagggaggagatgtacagtttggcacatgttccctCGGACTTACCCTTAAGGGTAAAGATAAAAACCTGCATTGGGACTCTAAATCCTATTAAGTTGGCAGGcatcaatgccatcttactagttaaagtgatcagtttaagttcataactgatcataaagataggccTAAGTGTcaaagaccaagtgtctgctaataataattgttagaattaaaaaggagagaatgatcaacatgggaagcaggccacacagcagactcatagaatggcagatgtcctaaacagcactctagcctcagaatcagcccttaaggcactgggatctggctaaaaagcccatgacaacatttcaggcatggaaagccaagacactgtggcagaaaaGGACCTTcataaaagatctctgtaagatccccatggaaagaagggaccatcaaagaaggaggtacctttctctgaagggaggagagaacttccattttgattatggccttgtctaaataacatcaGAGTttgcaaactcaagaggcttccatagccttggcagctcatgacaagagcctcggatgatcactgacaacATAACAATTtaacaattgttaaatcaacaacaggagtcactgtgtacttgctccccatgtaggacctctgtccttaatgtgttgtaatatgagaattaatggtaaaacttttcttcaaacagtactttatactttgtgtgtctgtgtgggtgcaaactgttgaaatctttacttaatatagagttgatcttctgtatatgaagataattaaaatgaatcttaatgaagaatgggatgggagagggagtaggaggtgggatggtttgggggtaggagggcaggtataggaggaagaaccgctataatccaaaagttgtacttatgaaatttatatttattaagtaaaagtttctattaaaaataaaatgaggaaactttgagataaaaaagaaataatgaataagaatgaaaatattttcaatgaagtagacaataatataaaataaatgttcggaaaacaaacaaaaaaaaaaaaggaaggacaaTTGATTCTCAGATAGACTGAAGGCATTGCTGAAAATTTTCCAGAGGGGTACTTTGTACCCTCTTAAAATACTTTAGTTGTATCTTAGTTTATTTCTTTGAGGTTTGCCTTTTGTTGTTCAGAATCTAAAAATGCTGAACAAGTGATTCTAAGGCAAAAAAATAGGATGAAATCTTTCTGAATTCATGGTAACATGAATTTCCATCGTCAACCTCGGCTTTAGGTAGAGTCAGCAAGAGGAGTTAAGAGGTGGGCAATGCTTGGTGGCCTCTCTTGCAGCTCTGGGTGAAGCAGGATCAAAAGGAGGGATAAGAATAAGAGCTCCCATACACAGGAGAAGATGAACTGTTCTGCAGCCATGATAACAAGTAAACGCAGAAGCAGTTATAAACCACTTAATCAACTGACGGCAATTTGCATAAGGACACAGACTTCTACAAGCCACCAGAGGAATAAAAGGGAATGTCAGTGCTTCATGGGATTTGTCTTTGCCAAAGACAGGGGATCAGGATAGGCAGAAAACTTACCAGCATGAGATTCAAACTTCAGCAAAGCAGTGCTATACCCCCGAGCAATCAAGATGGACTCCTTGCCCACACGGCAACACTCAGTGTCTCTGTTGAGTAAGCATTTAAGGATGCAGGTGCCATTCTCTataaagaatgaagagaaaacagGATTAGCCAAATCCATCTTCAGCACAGTAAAAATATTCACCCATGCCTTTACAACATTCTCTGATCTTCTCTAGCCCTGCCATGTCCAATCCTTGATATACTGCCTCCTGGAATGTAGGTGAATATGAAGATGACAGATAAAAGAGTTGAACCTAACCATGGCCAAACACCAGTGCTGTGTACGTGGGTTAACTCAGGGCTCCAAACTAACTCCAACTACCTTTTGCCTCTACGTCCTGGGTCTTGTTATCTAGAACTCCTATGCAGCTTGTGCTAATACTGTATTTCTTGACACCATCCCAGGAGAGCCCACCTAAGGCCTCTCTGGTTAATTCCTGAAGATCTGCTGTATGCTAGACATAGTGTAACAAATTTCTATTATAAGTATGATAATATTttgagaagttcatggaaaatagaattaaaaactaagcatattttgatgcaaaatattttggaaaattagggatttttttgtaacaaatattttccttgaacttttcaaGGAACCCTCATCTATCACTGTCTAATGTTCCTAGGTAAAGACAGCATTAGGATGCAAATGCACAGCTAATAAGTGGCAGGATCAGAATTGAAACCCACGTGTTTGACTTCAAAGCCATGTTCCTTCTACCACAAAGAGCAAAGGTAAGCACGATGGAGAGAGAACTTAGATGACTAGAAAATAAGTCACTACTTTTCCTTTTACAGGTTAGGCAGCCTTTTGGTAATGAGGGAGTTATAGTGTAGTGGAAAGGACAATGAACTTGGAGCTTTGGTTTCATCTTTGAAAGTAAACTGATGAATTTCAATTAATCacattaaatcatatttttattatgtaaaataaaaatacagttgcTTTTTTCACAGGCTAGTGATAAAGATTGAACAATAACAGTAAAATAAGAACTAAAATTCCATGCAAACATTAAGGGActgttattttttctcttaaagtaCACCTTAGTTTCTATACATTCCCCTAAAAGGAGAAAGCTTTCCATTTTCCCTTACAAAATCGAATACAGaaactatattaaatatataattgcaTGTAACAATCTACTCTGTAGAACATgagcacatgtgtacacacacaaacatattcaAAACAGGCACAATGTTCCCTGAGTTCATCCAAATGCTCCTAGTGGCAAGATCTTCTTTCTAGAGCTaatattcctctgtgtgtgtgtgtgtgtgtgtgtctgtctgtctgtctgtcttcatcTGTGGACAGACATATGGATTGCATCCATACCTTGGATACTGTGAATAATGTATTTTGTTGCTTGTGGCATATACTCAGAAAAATGATTGCTAGGTCATATAGTAGTTCTGTCATTAATTTCTTCAGGAAACAAAGATCTTTTAAGCATTACAAAAAATCTGGATAGTACTTGTAAccattcagaatttttaaatttactatgcCTTAAATAAAGcctttaaagaaaattgaaaagctGTGATAAGTGAGGAAAATATCTTTAATACACATTACCAATACTTACTATCCCAATATGCAATTAgtatgaaaaataagaaacaagCATCCCTACTGAAATGTCAGTGAGCAGGATGAATAGGTGGCTGACATCAAGCAAATGCTGctaggaaaaaaagcaaaaaagcaatAAGCCACagaaataatcaaagaaatatcAGTGAAAGAACAGGAGATCTAACCGGTTGTCTCCTGTCagaatttccaaaatatatactAATTATACCAGACATGGGAGAGAGTATGAGAAAACTAAATGATCACTGCTGCAACCATAAAGTGTTATGTTTCTGTAATATATTCTATCCAGGTGGATCAACATTTTATAGATATTCTCTATAAGGTACTCTACTTGGATTAATGTACTTCCCCAATGGTGGGTGAATACATGTTTATTCATATTACAGTAGTTTACTACAGCtagaaaatacaaagaatctAAGAGCACATCACTCACACTGTTAGTTAAATAAAACAATGGCACCTCCACACTCAGGCTGCAGACAGCAGGTATAATATTTTAGTATCaatttaatgcatttattttcatagaAAGCTGTTTAAAAAGACATTCACCAAAATGTTATCAGTGATTTCTTctaaatggagaaatctggagtcattttaaaaatatttatttccatctacttgaaaggcacagtggcggagggagggagggagggagggagggagggatagagagagagagggaggaagggagggatcttccatctgctgcttcactctcactcctcacatgcctagggctgggtcagaccaaagccaggaaccaggaactccagttAAGTCTCCCTCAtgtgtggcagtgacccaagcatttgcgccatcatctgctgcctcctagtatgtattaactggaagctggatggaaagcaaaACAGCAGAGACTTGCAGCAGCATTCTAATACAGCATGTAGGTgctgcaaatgatggctcaaccTTCTGTGCCCAGGAGGTtaattttagttttctctttATAGAGTTCTTCCTTGCTGGAATCTCCTATGTAACTACTAGCTTTTATAAACTGaacaaaaaatctgtttttatttgataaaaacaaaatatacactAAGGCATTTCATAACATTCTCATTGTTAATAGCTGTTATTCCATTAGTTTTTCTATTTATGACATTAATTGGTAattcattcaaaaatgtttactgagGAATTACCATATCCAATAgaatcattaatttctttttcatatttattcataGAAATGAACATCTACCCATGCTTTTTTGTGTTAAGCTTACAACTTCCAATGTTGGTTTCCTTTCCTATCCTTTGATCATATTAAGACATAAAACAAACACTCTAAATGATTTACATTAATTGTATCAAGATAAAAGTACAGCTATTTCAGAGGAAAATATATTCCCAATGGAGAAATGTGCCTTAGAAGTATAAAGAATGGACAattgagaaatgaagaaatacaataaaaattattgtgGAACCTGTACAGATCCCACTGGAAACACTGCAGCATTGGTGGAGGATGGAACAGTGAAATCCCTTCCAATGTACGTGGCTCTGAAGGTACAGGGCATCAATATTTCTACCAAGTTATTATTGCTACTACTAGTAATTATAACTACAACTGCAGAACACTCTGACTTCCCCTTCCAGACATCTCATTTCACCCTTTGAGTGACCCAATTAGGCTGGCTACTGCTATGTATCTGCAATCATTGTGCTTTTGAACTTGCTCTCATCAGAGATACTCTGTTATTTCAAAGGCCAAGGCCTGAGTTGCTGGTCGCAGCAAAGTACCAAGCAGAATGAGTTCATGGATGTAGAATTTAATCAGCTTTAGAAAAGCCCAGGGCCTTGTTCCCTCCTTGATGAAAAGCCACTTGTTCTCCCAGAGGTCtctcaaagaaaattataaagatgGCAAATCCAGATGCTACTCCATCCTCTCCTCAGCACCATCTGACCGACATCCAGAGGCCCACCAAGAAACTTTGGTTTTATCCATTTAGACAAGCAAACATGGAAAATGCCACTGGGTTAGGTTAAGAGAACTGTCCTTGCTTCTCCTCACCA from Oryctolagus cuniculus chromosome 1, mOryCun1.1, whole genome shotgun sequence includes these protein-coding regions:
- the LOC138844224 gene encoding histone-arginine methyltransferase CARM1-like, with the protein product MASPSARAQVPARLQYGVQLLFVTEEQFFSAGQLSPANSQALRLEVLLAEDEATATVIDENGTCILKCLLNRDTECCRVGKESILIARGYSTALLKFESHAGKFSAYPDPLSLAKTNPMKH